From a single Gimesia fumaroli genomic region:
- a CDS encoding two-component system sensor histidine kinase NtrB: MFHVYETRVSRGFQLAIGGLALLSLTALVVTFWILADFQREQEIVAKIIRDLPDSDLAVARELAGELRFQSQLSILLVLNIIATGIAVVLLVRAYLNSERSLREVKVMASDVLASMDQGVLTTDRNEIITSINPRGRQLLGLEGTVIGRPLSDVGTEHTLLCVICSHVNAHHSPVRDCDYTISSQGHEQTFRAGCSLLRNERQEELGTVLHVRDVTERALMEQRLRRMERYAGLGSLATGLQHEIKNPLSALSLHVQLLDEALVEQSSTKEIDEMLGVIRTEINRLAAVLEGFRDYASMSEPGRSAVDLSALIKKLVRFIGPQAEQQQVKIEVHLPEEKLPDMQADSVHIDQVLLNLALNALQAMPDSGTLSISLSREGEWYRIDVSDTGKGIPIEFRERIFDPYFTTRNEGTGMGLALCEKIVRQHDGTIELSTGSSGTTFTVLLPLSE, from the coding sequence ATGTTTCATGTCTACGAAACACGAGTCAGTCGCGGATTTCAACTGGCCATCGGAGGTTTGGCGTTATTAAGCCTTACTGCACTGGTTGTTACGTTTTGGATTCTGGCCGACTTTCAGCGCGAGCAGGAAATCGTGGCGAAGATCATTCGAGATCTGCCCGACAGTGATCTGGCCGTCGCACGAGAGCTCGCCGGTGAACTCCGTTTCCAATCTCAGTTATCGATTTTGCTTGTCCTGAATATTATCGCGACCGGAATTGCAGTCGTATTACTGGTGCGTGCTTATCTGAACAGCGAACGCTCCCTCCGCGAAGTCAAAGTCATGGCGAGTGATGTTCTCGCCAGTATGGATCAGGGAGTGCTGACCACGGATCGCAATGAGATCATCACCAGTATCAACCCACGGGGCCGCCAACTGCTTGGATTGGAGGGGACTGTGATTGGTCGTCCATTGTCTGATGTCGGAACGGAACACACCCTATTATGCGTGATTTGCAGCCATGTGAATGCACATCATTCTCCCGTGAGAGACTGTGATTACACGATTTCGAGTCAGGGGCACGAACAAACGTTTCGCGCAGGTTGCAGCTTACTGCGAAATGAGCGACAGGAAGAACTGGGAACTGTACTCCATGTACGCGATGTCACCGAGCGGGCACTCATGGAACAAAGGCTGCGGCGGATGGAACGTTATGCGGGGCTGGGTTCGCTGGCGACGGGGCTTCAGCACGAGATCAAGAACCCACTCAGTGCCTTGTCACTCCACGTCCAACTGCTTGACGAAGCGCTTGTGGAACAGTCTTCTACGAAAGAAATTGATGAAATGCTGGGAGTCATTCGAACTGAAATCAACCGATTGGCTGCCGTGTTGGAAGGCTTTCGTGATTATGCTTCCATGTCGGAGCCGGGACGCTCTGCCGTTGATCTGTCTGCCTTGATCAAGAAACTTGTGCGGTTCATTGGACCACAGGCTGAACAGCAGCAGGTGAAGATTGAAGTCCATCTACCCGAAGAAAAGCTTCCTGACATGCAGGCAGATTCCGTTCACATTGATCAAGTGCTGCTCAATCTTGCATTGAATGCGTTACAGGCTATGCCTGACTCTGGTACATTGTCAATCAGTCTGAGCCGAGAGGGAGAATGGTATCGAATCGATGTCAGCGATACCGGAAAAGGGATTCCGATCGAGTTTCGTGAGCGAATCTTTGATCCGTATTTTACGACGCGTAATGAAGGAACCGGCATGGGACTTGCTCTATGTGAAAAGATTGTGCGTCAACATGATGGTACAATTGAACTATCCACCGGATCGAGTGGAACGACTTTCACTGTTTTATTACCTCTAAGCGAGTAG
- a CDS encoding cyclic nucleotide-binding domain-containing protein produces MQSAILSIMSRSDLFRGCTTQCHQLIADRLQFHSFKPEATILQAGHSDRALWIVLSGQCRVIGLTQDAGEIELAQLDPSSIFGELSFFAPAAHRVSVLAKTEVQVAQFTRDDFDRLAQSEVALAHQLTCNAATILARRLQRMDELICRTVAEARMAHHSEWQEFCQLMHTTPDRTR; encoded by the coding sequence ATGCAGTCGGCCATTTTATCCATTATGTCACGAAGCGATCTCTTTCGAGGATGTACAACACAATGTCATCAATTGATTGCAGATCGTCTGCAATTCCACAGCTTTAAACCCGAAGCAACCATACTTCAAGCCGGTCATTCTGATCGTGCTTTATGGATTGTATTATCGGGACAATGCCGGGTGATTGGTCTCACACAAGATGCCGGCGAAATTGAACTGGCTCAGCTTGACCCTTCCAGTATCTTTGGTGAATTATCTTTCTTTGCTCCCGCCGCGCATCGCGTTTCGGTCCTTGCCAAGACGGAGGTCCAAGTTGCCCAATTCACTCGCGATGATTTTGACCGTCTCGCCCAATCCGAAGTAGCGCTCGCCCATCAACTTACTTGTAATGCAGCGACCATTCTTGCCAGACGATTGCAACGTATGGACGAATTAATCTGCCGTACGGTAGCCGAAGCCAGAATGGCCCATCACAGTGAGTGGCAGGAGTTTTGCCAGCTGATGCATACCACTCCAGATCGAACGCGTTAG
- a CDS encoding sodium-dependent bicarbonate transport family permease: protein MLADFLHNFAHNLFKPLLLFFYMGFLIPILKVPFEFPKAVYQGLTLYLLVAIGWHGGEELASLSLAEFGQALGFMAIGFVTNLCIGLFAYFILRKTTKLRQVDAATVAGFYGSDSAGTFVTCLGVIAAANIAYAAYMPVMLAVMEIPGCLVALYLVSRLRKKGMDPHGNMPYEPGFQPATQPALETTGGAEIEYSEGGQGESLSQHNNHPSQGRATTAVVDPPQTGTKRQLAAELEVADDLEIESDEEEASKKEPIFSKELLHEVFLNPGLYLLFGGIIIGFLGRLQGEAVTRADDTLFVNIFHGMLCLFLLEMGITACRRLKDLKTAGWRFILFGVLAPNVFAFVGILVAHGYSIVLGQPFDLGTYALFAVLCGAASYIAVPAVQRLAIPEASPTLPLAASLGLTFTYNVTIGIPVYMLIAQSIMTAFPVT, encoded by the coding sequence ATGCTAGCCGATTTCTTACATAATTTCGCTCATAATCTATTCAAACCTCTGCTGTTATTTTTCTATATGGGATTTCTGATTCCGATTCTCAAGGTCCCATTTGAATTTCCGAAAGCAGTCTACCAGGGGTTGACCCTGTACCTGCTCGTGGCCATTGGTTGGCACGGCGGTGAGGAACTGGCTTCGCTCTCATTGGCAGAATTTGGTCAGGCTTTGGGATTCATGGCAATCGGGTTTGTGACGAATCTCTGTATCGGACTGTTTGCTTATTTTATCCTTCGAAAGACAACCAAATTGCGGCAGGTCGATGCGGCGACCGTTGCCGGTTTCTACGGTTCGGATTCGGCAGGAACTTTTGTAACCTGTCTGGGAGTGATTGCGGCTGCGAATATTGCTTATGCCGCTTATATGCCCGTGATGCTGGCTGTGATGGAAATTCCTGGCTGTCTGGTGGCCCTTTATCTTGTTTCTCGCTTACGCAAAAAGGGCATGGACCCGCATGGAAATATGCCTTACGAGCCTGGCTTTCAACCAGCAACTCAGCCAGCATTGGAAACGACGGGCGGAGCAGAAATTGAATATTCAGAAGGGGGACAAGGAGAGTCTCTTAGCCAGCATAATAATCATCCCTCACAGGGTCGCGCTACAACAGCTGTTGTGGACCCACCACAGACAGGGACAAAGCGACAACTGGCTGCAGAACTCGAAGTTGCAGATGATTTAGAGATTGAATCAGATGAAGAAGAAGCATCCAAGAAAGAACCAATTTTCAGTAAAGAACTACTTCATGAGGTCTTTCTAAACCCGGGGCTCTACCTGTTGTTTGGGGGGATCATTATCGGGTTTCTCGGACGACTTCAAGGGGAAGCAGTGACCAGGGCGGATGACACTCTGTTTGTGAATATTTTCCATGGTATGTTATGCCTGTTCCTATTGGAAATGGGAATTACTGCATGCCGCCGTTTAAAAGATCTGAAAACAGCTGGTTGGAGATTTATTCTCTTCGGTGTACTGGCTCCCAACGTGTTTGCGTTCGTAGGTATTCTCGTCGCTCATGGCTACAGCATTGTATTAGGACAACCCTTTGACTTGGGAACGTATGCATTGTTTGCCGTATTGTGTGGTGCCGCTTCCTATATCGCGGTGCCGGCGGTACAAAGACTGGCGATTCCCGAAGCCAGTCCCACGCTGCCTCTGGCAGCTTCGCTGGGGCTGACATTTACCTACAATGTGACGATAGGAATTCCCGTTTATATGTTGATTGCACAATCAATCATGACAGCCTTTCCTGTCACATAA
- a CDS encoding sigma-54-dependent transcriptional regulator, whose amino-acid sequence MQSDGFGILIIDDEPNIRSGLAKGLAREADVVETASDGEEGLARFQEGFFQLVIADVRLPGEMDGLELIQQILRSRPQTTAIIITAHGTVETAVKAMRLGAFDFITKPLDLNLIRHQVRKAREHHRLQIENRELRNRLVNAGEVSNIIGNCAAMHDVFQQIRQVAATDATVLIQGESGTGKELIARALHDLSNRSSGPFVAVNLGAMPETLLESELFGHEKGSFSGATRQKPGCFEQAQGGSLFLDEVTEMPAKSQVDLLRVLETQQFMRVGGEEVMKSDARIISATNKSVEPLIEEGTFREDLFYRLNVIPIHVPALRERRDDIPLLVEHFLTHFCQRHNRPHKKISPEAMQKLVSARWPGNVRQLRNVIERLVVTLPGDVIHATDLPDDLNPTVSSSSEPLKTLAEVTEDAEKAAISAALVVCDYHREKTAKMLGVSVRTLHYKMSRYGLH is encoded by the coding sequence ATGCAATCAGACGGCTTTGGGATTTTGATTATCGATGACGAGCCAAACATTCGCTCTGGCCTTGCCAAAGGGTTAGCCAGGGAAGCGGATGTAGTGGAAACAGCCAGTGATGGAGAAGAGGGGCTGGCTCGGTTCCAGGAAGGTTTTTTTCAATTGGTGATTGCAGATGTTCGCCTGCCGGGTGAAATGGATGGGTTGGAGCTGATTCAGCAGATACTGCGTAGCCGTCCGCAAACGACAGCGATTATTATCACAGCGCATGGAACAGTTGAAACGGCTGTCAAAGCGATGAGGCTGGGGGCTTTCGATTTCATTACCAAGCCCTTAGATTTGAATCTGATTCGGCACCAGGTTCGCAAAGCGCGAGAGCATCACCGTCTGCAGATTGAAAATCGTGAGCTGCGTAATCGTCTTGTGAATGCAGGCGAGGTTTCGAATATCATTGGCAACTGCGCTGCCATGCACGATGTATTTCAGCAGATTCGTCAGGTCGCGGCGACCGATGCCACGGTTCTGATTCAGGGAGAGAGCGGGACAGGAAAAGAGCTTATTGCTCGGGCGCTACATGACCTGAGTAATCGGAGCAGTGGCCCGTTTGTCGCCGTCAATCTGGGAGCGATGCCCGAGACACTTCTCGAAAGTGAATTATTCGGCCACGAGAAAGGATCTTTCAGCGGTGCCACACGACAAAAGCCCGGCTGCTTCGAACAGGCCCAGGGTGGTTCTCTGTTTCTGGATGAAGTCACAGAGATGCCGGCCAAAAGTCAGGTCGATCTGTTGCGGGTTCTGGAGACGCAACAGTTTATGCGCGTGGGTGGTGAAGAGGTGATGAAGAGTGATGCACGCATCATTTCTGCGACTAATAAATCAGTAGAGCCATTAATCGAAGAAGGAACCTTTCGCGAGGATTTGTTCTATCGACTGAATGTCATTCCAATTCATGTTCCGGCATTACGCGAACGCCGGGATGACATCCCTTTGCTGGTCGAACATTTTCTGACCCATTTCTGTCAGCGTCACAATCGACCTCATAAGAAAATCTCCCCTGAAGCAATGCAGAAGCTGGTCAGTGCGCGTTGGCCCGGTAATGTTCGCCAACTTCGTAATGTGATCGAAAGATTGGTTGTGACGCTGCCGGGCGATGTGATACATGCTACGGATTTACCCGACGACCTGAATCCCACAGTTTCATCTTCAAGTGAACCCTTAAAAACCTTAGCCGAAGTCACAGAAGACGCAGAGAAAGCAGCGATCTCGGCTGCCCTGGTTGTTTGCGATTATCATCGTGAAAAAACCGCAAAAATGCTCGGAGTCAGTGTCCGCACACTGCACTACAAAATGAGTCGTTACGGGCTCCATTAG
- a CDS encoding DUF1553 domain-containing protein, which translates to MMTSSYYLSARNMTVFLLFVALMHPEISRAAEPLEYNRDIRPILADHCFACHGADSAARKADLRLDQREAAIEFGAIIEGKPDESELIARILSDDPDLVMPPHASKNPLTEAQKEALKQWVAAGANYQPHWSFIAPQRPSQPAVKNTAWSKNAIDRFVLARLEANGLSPAPEANASTLFRRLYLDITGLPPVPNEVIQFVADYRQRKDAALSEWIDRLMSTTAWGEHRARYWLDAARYGDTHGLHFDNYREMWIYRDWVIRAFNRNLPFDQFTVEQLAGDLLPDPTTDQLIATGFQRCNITTNEGGTIDEENLANYASDRVQTFGWVYLGLTTNCAQCHDHKFDPLTMKDYYSLAAFFRNTTQGPKDGNVADGRGPSIMVPSAEDQPRWNALPDEIASAKQKRDARKKDARSDFKKWLDSVTPDSIGQDIPNDKLVLHLPLNEGQGKELQAIGLKESLIQVGKLNWDQNGQSGPTPVIKSGATLEVGNVGDFERNHAFSYGAWVKTARKDAQAGILAKMDVKSSYRGWDLWQNGQSFGTHIIDAWPGNALKVVTRNRVVKPGKWQHVFVTYNGSGKPAGVKIFVDGREEPIRVEQQSLKADASIRTPTPLRVGQRSEGAIFEGGAVQDVRLYDRQLSGNEVSAIAENSSMQKLLSIAAEKRTPQQAAKLYQYYLANHDAAYPELAASVERLEAEQAAIRSRSPVTHIQKGKPNSPAMAHILMRGAYDKPGDQVSAAPPASLHAMPAGAAPNRLGLAQWVVDSQNPLTARVTVNRFWQEVFGQGIVLTAEDFGIMGAPPSHPELLDWLAVEFQENGWDVKRLFKLMLMSATYRQAAITTPEKLEKDRDNILLSRGPRFRMDAEMIRDCSLAASELLSKKMYGPGTKPYQPQGIWDIVGLPEGNTRIYVQDKGENLYRRSIYNFWKRMAPPPNLETFNAPSREVCTVRRERTNTPLQALVTLNDPQFVEAARNLAQKAILNGGDQFEDRLQFVAQRLLARKLRTEEQAIARSSFDDLAAYYTSHIEDGKKLIAVGDSKPAEQVDVATLAAWTMLVNELMNLDETLNK; encoded by the coding sequence ATGATGACATCGTCGTATTATCTGTCAGCGCGGAACATGACAGTATTTTTGCTGTTCGTGGCACTGATGCATCCGGAGATTTCTCGTGCGGCTGAGCCACTGGAATATAATCGGGATATTCGCCCCATTCTGGCTGACCATTGCTTTGCCTGTCATGGCGCGGACAGTGCGGCCCGTAAAGCGGATTTGCGACTTGATCAGCGTGAAGCGGCAATTGAATTTGGTGCGATCATTGAGGGGAAACCTGATGAAAGCGAACTGATCGCACGTATTCTAAGTGATGATCCCGATCTCGTGATGCCTCCACACGCATCTAAAAATCCCCTCACCGAGGCACAGAAAGAAGCCTTAAAACAGTGGGTCGCAGCCGGGGCGAATTATCAACCTCACTGGTCCTTTATTGCACCGCAGCGGCCCAGCCAGCCAGCCGTCAAGAACACTGCCTGGAGTAAGAATGCCATTGATCGGTTTGTACTGGCTCGACTGGAAGCCAACGGATTGTCGCCGGCACCAGAGGCCAACGCGTCCACTTTATTTCGTCGGTTGTATCTCGACATCACGGGGCTTCCACCAGTTCCTAATGAAGTCATTCAGTTTGTTGCCGATTATCGTCAGCGAAAAGATGCTGCTCTCTCGGAATGGATTGACCGATTGATGTCAACGACTGCCTGGGGAGAACATCGGGCTCGTTACTGGCTGGATGCGGCGCGTTATGGCGACACTCATGGTTTGCACTTTGATAACTATCGTGAGATGTGGATTTATCGTGACTGGGTCATTCGCGCCTTTAACAGGAATCTGCCTTTTGACCAATTCACAGTGGAACAACTGGCAGGAGACCTGCTGCCCGACCCGACGACGGACCAGCTGATAGCCACCGGGTTTCAACGTTGCAACATCACCACAAACGAAGGGGGCACGATCGATGAAGAGAATCTGGCAAATTATGCCTCTGACCGTGTTCAGACATTTGGCTGGGTCTACCTTGGTTTAACAACCAACTGTGCTCAGTGTCATGATCACAAGTTTGACCCGCTCACGATGAAAGACTATTACTCGCTGGCTGCCTTCTTCCGAAATACAACACAAGGTCCCAAAGATGGAAACGTGGCCGATGGCCGCGGCCCTTCTATAATGGTCCCTTCCGCCGAGGATCAGCCACGCTGGAATGCGCTGCCCGATGAAATTGCATCAGCAAAACAGAAACGGGATGCACGCAAAAAAGACGCGCGCTCCGATTTCAAGAAGTGGTTGGACTCAGTGACGCCCGATTCGATCGGTCAGGACATTCCCAATGATAAGCTCGTATTGCACCTGCCACTCAATGAAGGGCAGGGGAAGGAACTGCAAGCGATCGGTCTGAAAGAATCACTCATTCAGGTGGGAAAACTGAATTGGGATCAGAATGGCCAGTCAGGTCCGACCCCTGTGATTAAATCAGGTGCGACATTGGAAGTGGGGAATGTTGGTGATTTCGAACGAAATCACGCTTTCAGTTATGGTGCCTGGGTGAAGACGGCGCGCAAGGATGCCCAGGCAGGTATCCTCGCGAAAATGGATGTGAAGTCCTCTTATCGTGGCTGGGACCTGTGGCAGAACGGCCAGTCATTCGGTACTCACATCATTGATGCCTGGCCCGGAAACGCTCTGAAAGTTGTTACGCGCAACAGAGTGGTGAAACCGGGAAAATGGCAGCATGTCTTCGTGACCTATAATGGTTCTGGTAAACCTGCCGGCGTGAAGATTTTTGTTGATGGACGTGAAGAACCGATTCGTGTCGAACAGCAGTCTCTTAAAGCAGATGCTTCGATTCGCACGCCTACCCCCTTACGTGTTGGCCAGAGGAGTGAAGGGGCCATCTTTGAAGGGGGCGCTGTTCAGGATGTCCGCCTTTATGATCGGCAACTTAGCGGCAATGAAGTCAGCGCGATTGCTGAGAATTCTTCGATGCAGAAACTGCTTTCGATCGCTGCAGAGAAACGAACGCCTCAGCAGGCAGCGAAGTTGTACCAATATTACCTTGCAAATCACGATGCCGCTTATCCTGAGTTAGCTGCATCGGTAGAGAGACTGGAAGCAGAACAGGCCGCGATTCGTTCTCGCAGCCCGGTGACGCATATTCAGAAAGGAAAACCGAACTCACCTGCGATGGCTCACATATTGATGCGTGGTGCCTATGATAAACCAGGAGATCAGGTCTCCGCCGCGCCCCCTGCATCACTACACGCCATGCCAGCAGGAGCGGCTCCCAATCGACTGGGGTTGGCGCAATGGGTGGTCGATTCCCAAAATCCGCTGACGGCACGTGTAACTGTGAATCGTTTCTGGCAGGAAGTCTTCGGACAGGGAATTGTCTTGACGGCAGAAGACTTTGGAATCATGGGGGCGCCTCCCAGTCACCCGGAACTGTTGGACTGGCTCGCGGTTGAGTTTCAGGAAAATGGTTGGGACGTGAAACGGTTATTTAAACTGATGTTGATGAGCGCAACCTATCGACAGGCGGCAATCACAACGCCCGAAAAGTTAGAAAAGGATCGAGACAACATTCTGTTGTCTCGGGGCCCCCGTTTCCGTATGGATGCCGAAATGATTCGTGACTGTTCTCTAGCGGCGAGCGAATTGTTGTCGAAAAAGATGTATGGTCCCGGAACAAAACCGTATCAACCCCAAGGGATTTGGGATATTGTCGGGTTGCCCGAGGGCAATACACGGATCTATGTACAAGACAAAGGCGAGAACCTCTACCGCCGATCGATTTACAATTTCTGGAAGCGTATGGCACCTCCTCCGAATCTGGAAACGTTTAACGCACCCAGTCGGGAAGTTTGTACCGTTCGCCGCGAAAGAACGAATACGCCGCTTCAGGCATTGGTCACATTAAACGATCCGCAATTTGTCGAAGCGGCCCGAAATCTGGCACAGAAAGCGATTCTCAACGGAGGGGATCAGTTTGAAGACCGACTGCAATTTGTGGCACAGCGTTTGTTGGCTCGAAAACTGCGAACAGAAGAGCAAGCAATAGCCCGTTCGTCATTTGATGATCTAGCCGCCTATTATACGTCACATATTGAAGACGGAAAAAAACTAATTGCAGTAGGCGATTCAAAACCAGCTGAGCAGGTTGATGTGGCGACACTCGCTGCCTGGACGATGCTGGTCAACGAACTAATGAATCTGGATGAAACATTAAATAAATAA
- a CDS encoding OprO/OprP family phosphate-selective porin, producing the protein MNQETDFQETPYFSASPNKRNDIELPSLRTISIWFLTLLFVLTLSVLEGQAQPPAPEPNENGVHSHLQSLQRQIDELKSQQTLMNQYPNGPITSEEDEYDSDLPSLLSNDPANGNKYPTARLTGFFQADAVWFHQDAGNIQAVGDLQDGADFRRARLAATGDAWENVGYMLEMDFAFPGRPSFMDVWLEVREAMGTNTVRIGQYRQPFGMDGLTSVKELTFLERALPFAFLPFRQIGAMTFGHSEDEQSTWALSGFRFPTDTYGGNVGDSGGYGLATRLTHLLIDNGDGNGLLHIGGGYSFGNPANNLLQYRNQPEIFVSETGGAAQVPVGVPTFVPPFVNTGLIPTQNFNLFNAELAYAIGSFYAQSEVLYSHVRQRNGQTNSFSGAYAHFGYFLTGESRAYNRKGGVFGRVVPLDPYNRDGGCGAWEVAGRWSYIDLNDKSIQGGRLTDLTFGLNWYLNQYTKFQFNYIHAFLNSSPAVNGPVVNNSNADILAVRAQVDF; encoded by the coding sequence ATGAACCAAGAAACGGATTTTCAAGAGACCCCATATTTCTCAGCCTCACCCAACAAGCGCAATGACATCGAATTACCGTCTCTGCGAACGATTTCTATCTGGTTTCTGACCCTGTTATTCGTGTTGACACTATCCGTTTTAGAGGGCCAGGCACAACCACCTGCTCCAGAACCAAACGAAAACGGAGTCCATTCCCACCTTCAATCTCTACAGAGGCAGATTGATGAATTGAAGTCACAACAGACACTGATGAATCAATACCCGAATGGGCCCATTACATCCGAAGAAGATGAATACGATTCAGATTTGCCTTCGCTCCTCAGCAACGATCCTGCAAACGGAAACAAATATCCGACCGCACGCCTGACGGGATTCTTTCAAGCCGATGCGGTCTGGTTTCATCAAGATGCCGGCAATATCCAGGCGGTAGGTGATTTACAGGACGGTGCCGATTTTCGTCGCGCCCGGCTGGCAGCCACCGGTGATGCCTGGGAGAACGTAGGGTATATGCTTGAAATGGATTTCGCGTTCCCCGGACGCCCCAGCTTCATGGATGTGTGGTTGGAAGTACGCGAAGCGATGGGAACGAATACCGTGAGGATCGGGCAATATCGACAGCCTTTTGGAATGGATGGACTCACCAGCGTCAAAGAGCTCACATTTCTTGAACGAGCACTCCCGTTTGCGTTTCTGCCATTCCGACAAATCGGTGCGATGACCTTTGGCCACTCGGAAGACGAACAATCAACCTGGGCACTCTCCGGATTTCGATTTCCCACAGACACCTACGGTGGAAACGTGGGCGACAGTGGCGGTTATGGCCTAGCCACACGTTTGACACATTTGTTAATCGACAACGGAGACGGTAACGGACTCTTACACATCGGCGGAGGTTACAGCTTTGGCAATCCGGCTAACAATCTGCTTCAGTATCGTAATCAACCAGAAATCTTCGTCTCAGAAACGGGTGGAGCCGCTCAAGTCCCGGTAGGTGTCCCCACGTTTGTGCCCCCCTTTGTGAACACAGGCCTGATTCCCACACAAAATTTTAATCTTTTCAATGCCGAACTGGCTTACGCCATTGGTTCCTTCTATGCCCAGTCGGAAGTACTTTATTCTCATGTAAGACAGCGGAATGGTCAAACGAATTCGTTTTCCGGGGCTTATGCCCACTTTGGCTATTTTTTAACAGGAGAGTCTCGTGCCTATAACCGTAAGGGAGGCGTATTTGGTCGTGTTGTGCCCCTGGATCCTTATAATCGAGACGGGGGATGTGGTGCCTGGGAAGTGGCTGGTCGCTGGTCCTATATTGATCTGAATGATAAGAGTATTCAGGGTGGTCGTTTGACGGATCTCACCTTCGGTCTCAACTGGTATCTCAATCAATACACCAAATTTCAATTCAACTACATTCACGCATTTCTTAACAGCAGCCCTGCAGTGAACGGCCCTGTTGTCAACAACAGCAATGCCGATATCCTTGCAGTTCGCGCACAAGTTGACTTCTAA
- a CDS encoding P-II family nitrogen regulator, translated as MSATTELTKVIVITETHFEAEMLNHFRELGIKGFTCMNCWGQGHHQVYDEPFIGHSQTRIEIITTEPIADAIVDYCRQPRYEAHAVTAYLESVRVRDANKFIA; from the coding sequence ATGTCTGCAACAACAGAATTAACCAAGGTCATCGTCATTACGGAGACCCATTTTGAAGCGGAAATGTTAAATCATTTTCGCGAATTGGGTATTAAAGGGTTTACTTGCATGAACTGCTGGGGGCAAGGGCATCATCAGGTCTATGATGAGCCATTTATCGGTCACTCTCAGACCCGGATAGAAATCATTACGACAGAACCGATCGCAGATGCGATTGTCGATTACTGCCGTCAACCGCGTTACGAAGCTCATGCTGTGACCGCATATCTGGAATCAGTTCGTGTGCGAGATGCTAATAAATTCATCGCTTAA